A stretch of the Uranotaenia lowii strain MFRU-FL chromosome 3, ASM2978415v1, whole genome shotgun sequence genome encodes the following:
- the LOC129754323 gene encoding uncharacterized protein LOC129754323, which translates to MKQNLLVVLLFACLSVATARQGRLCDIPKVLQGTWFSWETGEPTTTTVDETSYERVNPKQGRIRGECIASSRNGSDHTLIFKGVGDCYTCVNAFPRTLNVFEKFETPCVTLERNAQPTIERICRGLRRDQQLITLFNKNFVPISCRSSLEGVWNFAYQNRFRFTGECDNPDARIQSCQTPGTQFLIQNQKFNITYKQCQGMDGTFNGVVEFSCLGDWFIGKNHYFAVVNTKESREDEKYRCFLKNRDDDLYFGASITAECNTLKTVEKSPERYRVTPVKSEVVEPGCRFPQNFTGEWVNTANVDAEVTINETHIIETYYPDRARYRRTIYVCREQRDSRIMMARLTVDGCQKDFICFDFVPRHHNVIRYRKGLAVIKDDFSTVCSWVQFPNKEEWRYDLFLAAKPVPVRCPVAGKFNFTQKGESPFKTRILGGVTLSPRPDIRCKQNISDFSVCDTDQKEMAIDANYCLSVDYLGRPVDIYSDPDYRMKCIGFWQENLKSYLITYDDLDPLSKYRCWVYQRADLNRVLMSQAVGAFCNVKQDVTSWNYTEGAVVAVDMTEYERERDQCPMHFDDGENPWQETENYIKVFPWLIYRNATGGITGSLNAFLVSLAALLLKLLF; encoded by the exons ATGAAGCAGAATCTATTGGTGGTTTTGCTTTTTGCGTGCCTATCAG TCGCAACGGCTCGGCAGGGCAGGCTCTGTGATATACCGAAAGTGCTCCAGGGAACGTGGTTCAGCTGGGAAACGGGTGAGCCCACAACAACCACCGTTGACGAAACGTCCTATGAACGGGTCAATCCAAAGCAGGGACGCATTCGGGGAGAATGCATAGCCAGCAGCCGGAACGGATCCGACCATACCCTGATCTTCAAGGGTGTGGGCGATTGCTACACCTGCGTTAATGCGTTCCCGCGGACGCTGAACGTGTTCGAGAAATTTGAAA CTCCCTGTGTGACGTTGGAAAGAAACGCACAACCCACAATCGAGAGGATTTGCCGTGGTCTAAGAAGAGATCAACAGTTAATtactttgttcaacaaaaacttcGTTCCCATAAGTTGTAGATCGTCTCTGGAAGGTGTTTGGAACTTTGCCTATCAG AATCGTTTCCGCTTCACGGGTGAGTGTGACAATCCCGATGCTCGGATCCAGTCCTGCCAGACGCCCGGTACTCAGTTTTTGATTCAGAACCAAAAGTTCAACATCACCTACAAACAGTGTCAGGGAATGGATGGAACTTTCAACGGAGTCGTGGAGTTCAGTTGCCTCGGAGACTGGTTTATCGGCAAAAACCACTATTTTGCCGTAGTCAATACAAAGGAATCGCGAGAGGACGAAAAGTATCGATGCTTCCTTAAGAATCGTGACGACGATCTCTACTTCGGTGCTTCCATTACGGCCGAATGTAATACTCTGAAAACGGTGGAAAAGTCTCCTGAGCGATATCGGGTGACGCCGGTCAAATCGGAAGTTGTAGAACCGGGATGCCGTTTCCCGCAGAATTTCACCGGAGAATGGGTCAATACAGCTAATGTAGACGCAGAAGTAACAATCAACGAAACGCATATCATTGAAACGTACTACCCGGATAGGGCTCGATACCGAAGGACCATCTACGTTTGTCGGGAACAGCGTGATAGTCGTATTATGATGGCTCGATTAACGGTGGACGGTTGCCAGAAAGATTTCATCTGTTTCGATTTCGTGCCGCGGCATCATAACGTGATCCGATACAGGAAGGGTCTGGCTGTTATCAAGGATGACTTCAGCACGGTATGTTCTTGGGTGCAATTCCCCAACAAGGAGGAATGGCGTTATGATCTGTTTTTGGCCGCCAAGCCTGTTCCGGTTCGTTGTCCTGTAGCGGGTAAGTTTAACTTTACACAAAAGGGAGAATCACCCTTCAAGACACGAATTCTTGGTGGTGTTACGTTGAGTCCTCGTCCCGATATTCGCTGTAAGCAAAACATTTCCGACTTTTCCGTCTGTGATACCGATCAGAAAGAGATGGCCATCGATGCCAACTATTGCTTGTCCGTCGATTATCTCGGTAGACCGGTTGATATCTACAGCGATCCAGATTATCGCATGAAATGTATTGGTTTTTGGCAAGAAAATCTTAAGTCGTATCTAATTACCTACGATGATCTGGATCCGCTGTCCAAGTACCGTTGCTGGGTCTATCAGAGAGCAGATTTGAATCGCGTTCTCATGTCCCAAGCGGTGGGAGCTTTTTGTAATGTTAAACAGGATGTAACTTCCTGGAATTATACCGAAGGTGCCGTCGTTGCAGTAGACATGACCGAGTATGAAAGAGAGCGGGATCAATGTCCGATGCACTTCGATGACGGCGAAAACCCTTGGCAGGAAACGGAGAACTACATCAAAGTATTTCCCTGGTTGATTTATCGAAACGCTACCGGAGGTATCACGGGTAGTTTAAATGCATTTCTAGTATCGTTGGCAGCACTTTTACTGAAATTGTTGTTCTAG
- the LOC129752187 gene encoding tetratricopeptide repeat protein 27-like, giving the protein MARIQMLNFCNKSQSEESLKNSELHVLINNCSWKECFESEGFRFNPDKLSETDREDLLKAAIIALGAFIQNNFLGPKQTCEKAITIVEGIDYRDKLRSDGEELNVNVFSPELLYMCKIIFDGLVLADNEIELEFDEAVWYLRFLVTYQRCLDDLTHSLYVKFDRLVNFLESRFDSLDNMNWKIQTHLEILQGYILFKRVSKSARWMTRLEELSGIKISIEGVLGVRTKYQQNPLPQLTLRTEGSDALGLPSSKETHGHVSLPTVLKLDDDLRLEKVQFVVEHENDSVQLPSLIQQIVLTKVLYLKVSQPKDTLADEELKPYLTSLLYQSHGPWSTRVAALFMNIEQEANHKRTVDRSLKQCEELVSLLESAQPTPMADRFSLAFCSALIPRWLIKARLGDLMISLGLIKSALDLFLELQLWENVIACYNHLELRHKSAEIIRQEIDKKPTVTLFCLLGDATDDIECYRKAWELSNESSARAQRHWGNYYFARKQYSEAIVHLNKSID; this is encoded by the exons ATGGCAAGAATTCAAATGTTAAACTTTTGCAACAAATCACAATCAGAAG aaagtttaaaaaattctgaactTCACGTTCTCATCAACAACTGCAGCTGGAAGGAATGTTTCGAAAGCGAAGGGTTCAGATTTAACCCCGACAAGCTATCCGAGACAGACCGTGAGGATTTACTGAAGGCGGCAATAATTGCTTTGGGTGCCTTTATACAGAACAATTTTCTGGGTCCCAAACAAACCTGCGAAAAGGCAATCACTATTGTCGAAGGTATTGATTACCGAGACAAGCTTAGATCCGATGGAGAAGAGTTGAATGTCAACGTGTTTAGCCCAGAGCTGTTATACATGTGCAAAATTATCTTCGATGGTCTGGTACTGGCTgataatgaaattgaattggaaTTCGATGAAGCTGTTTGGTATTTGCGATTTTTAGTAACCTATCAAAGATGTTTGGACGACTTAACTCATAGCCTTTACGTTAAATTTGACCGTTTGGTAAACTTTTTGGAAAGTCGTTTTGATTCATTGGATAATATGAATTGGAAAATTCAAACTCATTTGGAGATTCTTCAAGGATACATTCTATTCAAACGTGTTTCCAAATCGGCACGATGGATGACCCGATTGGAGGAGTTGAGCGGAATAAAAATATCGATTGAAGGTGTCCTTGGTGTAAGGACAAAATACCAGCAGAACCCACTACCCCAACTAACCCTGCGAACGGAAGGGTCGGATGCTCTGGGACTACCCTCTTCGAAGGAAACTCATGGTCATGTGAGCTTACCGACTGTACTGAAATTGGATGATGATTTGCGTTTGGAGAAGGTGCAATTTGTAGTTGAGCACGAAAACGACTCCGTTCAGTTACCGAGTCTTATTCAGCAAATCGTGCTTACAAAAGT ATTGTACTTGAAAGTTTCTCAGCCAAAAGATACTCTAGCAGATGAAGAACTTAAACCGTACCTCACCTCGTTGCTGTATCAGAGCCACGGTCCCTGGTCAACGAGAGTTGCAGCATTGTTCATGAACATCGAACAAGAGGCCAACCACAAACGAACTGTAGATCGTTCGCTGAAACAGTGTGAGGAGCTAGTATCCCTCCTAGAATCGGCCCAGCCAACTCCTATGGCAGATCGGTTTTCTTTAGCTTTTTGTTCAGCTTTAATTCCACGATGGCTCATTAAGGCCAGATTAGGCGATTTGATGATTAGCTTGGGCTTGATCAAGTCTGCTTTAGATTTGTTTTTGGAACTCCAACTGTGGGAGAATGTTATTGCCTGTTACAACCATTTGGAACTACGCCACAAGTCGGCTGAAATTATTCGCCAGGAAATAGACAAGAAACCTACGGTGACACTGTTCTGCTTGCTAGGTGATGCCACTGACGACATCGAATGTTACCGGAAGGCATGGGAACTATCCAACGAGAGCAGTGCTCGTGCCCAGCGCCATTGGGGAAACTATTATTTCGCGAGGAAACAATATTCGGAAGCAATTGTTCATTTGAACAAATCGATCGAT
- the LOC129751528 gene encoding uncharacterized protein LOC129751528 — MLLVDVEQKALIQDVELKSQIAKSRPHTEWLDQQISMDEIRREAAEHNICTDLAAYLPPADKRGMMDPRLQLYGYTTETIHMLLLPMIKNKKEALGSMGNDAPLACLSAFQPLPYEYFKQLFAQVTNPPIDPFREKIIMSLQCPVGPEANLLAASPSQVHRIWLDNPILSIPDTEILKRNQHRGWKTKVIDITFPAKEGPDGYLTGLRRICSEAQSAAQNDFQLLMLSDRAAGPQRAPISGLLALGAVHHHLIETRQRMKVGLLLETAEAREVHHVCVLLGYGADAICPYLVFELAEALRDETVIDPTLTNDAIYKAYAQAVETGILKVMAKMGISTLQSYKGAQIFEAVGLGNDVIDLCFRGTQSRIGGVNLKTLAQEGLERHEMIYGLHNADTKILRNPGQFHWRAGGEGHINEPAAIAALQEASINENKSAYARFRDTTMNSVKQCTLRGQLQFVKGRPKIDISEVEPASEIVKRFATGAMSFGSISLEAHSTLAISMNRIGGKSNTGEGGENADRYLNQDPQHNKRSAIKQVASGRFGVTAAYLANADDLQIKMAQGAKPGEGGELPGYKVSEDIAHTRHSVAGVGLISPPPHHDIYSIEDLAELIYDLKCANPRARISVKLVSEVGVGVVASGVAKGKAEHIVISGHDGGTGASSWTGIKSAGLPWELGVAETHQVLVLNDLRSRVVVQADGQLRTGFDVAVAAILGADEFGFSTAPLIVMGCTMMRKCHLNTCPVGIATQDPVLRAKFAGKPEHVINYFFMLAEEIREIMANLGLRKFQELIGRTDLLQVREGLNNKASLLDLQMVLKSALDLRPGTNIIGGSLKQDFVLQNRVDNELIAKSQGVIDGKEQSVTFNIKIKNEERAFTSTLSYEIARKYGDDGLPNGRSININLEGSAGQSFGAFLAKGIHLNLVGDANDYVGKGLSGGSIIIRPPAESPFESHLNVIVGNVCLYGATSGRAFFRGIAAERFCVRNSGVTAVVEGVGDHGCEYMTGGVVLILGLTGRNFAAGMSGGIAYVLDVDGTFRSKVNPGMVELLGLELDEDRAFVKSLLEEFVEKTGSVVAKDLLAIWPEPCQQFVKVFPYEYQKVLKAQKEAQILQKEIKSITNGSQKVEPSVKDIEESIQDAVLAKKKLDQVLDKTRGFIKYKRETSVYRNATERQKDWNEVFNFPHVRKNLKVQAARCMECGVPFCQSNSHGCPLGNIIPKWNDLVFHGSWKEAINQLLQTNNFPEFTGRVCPAPCEGACVLGISEPAVTIKNIECAIIDHAFEQGWITPQIPAKRTGKRVAVIGSGPAGLAAAQQLNKAGHLVTVYERNDRPGGLLQYGIPTMKLSKEVVKRRTDLMAAEGIEFKCNVHIGKDVMPSQLEKEYDAVLFTTGATWPRDLNLPNRDLKGIYFAMEFLEASQKKLLGSRPDWISAEGKDVIVIGGGDTGCDCIATSLRQGAKTITTFEILPTPPEKRAEDNPWPQWPKIFRVDYGHEEVRVKWGKDPRQYSTTTKEFVSDGNGHIKGVNTIEVEWTQSPTGQWSMKEVAGTEKYFPADLILLAMGFLGPEKVAPTEMKLELDGRGNIKTTVGTYGTTNPKVFAAGDCRRGQSLVVWAISEGRQAARQIDTYLMGTPSSLPGPGGVVDPTRSP; from the exons ATGTTGTTGGTGGACGTCGAACAGAAGGCTCTCATCCAGGATGTTGAACTTAAATCTCAAATTGCCAAATCTCGACCCCACACTGAATGGCTCGATCAGCAG atatcTATGGACGAAATCCGTCGTGAGGCTGCCGAGCACAATATTTGTACGGATTTGGCTGCGTATTTGCCCCCGGCCGACAAGCGTGGTATGATGGATCCTCGATTGCAGCTGTACGGCTACACGACGGAAACGATCCACATGTTGCTGCTGCCGATGATCAAGAACAAGAAGGAAGCGCTCGGATCGATGGGTAACGATGCGCCGCTTGCCTGTTTGTCCGCATTCCAACCGTTGCCGTACGAGTACTTCAAGCAGCTGTTCGCCCAGGTCACCAACCCACCGATCGATCCCTTCCG CGAGAAGATCATCATGTCACTGCAATGCCCAGTTGGGCCGGAAGCTAACCTGCTTGCGGCTTCACCATCCCAGGTACATCGCATCTGGCTAGATAACCCTATCCTAAGCATCCCAGATACTGAAATCCTCAAAAGGAATCAGCATCGTGGATGGAAGACTAAGGTAATCGATATCACTTTCCCAGCTAAAGAGGGACCGGATGGTTATTTGACCGGTCTGCGTCGTATTTGTTCCGAAGCTCAAAGTGCCGCGCAGAACGATTTCCAGCTGTTGATGTTGTCGGATCGTGCTGCGGGGCCCCAGCGAGCTCCCATTTCTGGACTATTGGCACTGGGCGCCGTTCACCATCATCTCATCGAGACACGTCAACGCATGAAGGTTGGTCTGTTGCTGGAGACTGCCGAAGCCAGGGAAGTTCACCACGTTTGTGTGCTGTTGGGTTACGGAGCTGACGCCATTTGCCCGTATTTGGTATTCGAGTTGGCCGAAGCTCTACGTGATGAGACTGTCATCGACCCAACGTTGACAAACGACGCGATCTACAAGGCATACGCACAAGCTGTCGAAACAGGTATTCTAAAGGTTATGGCAAAGATGGGAATCTCCACGCTGCAGTCCTATAAGGGTGCACAAATCTTCGAAGCTGTTGGACTGGGTAACGATGTAATTGATCTTTGCTTCCGTGGAACTCAGTCCCGTATTGGAGGTGTTAACCTGAAAACGCTTGCACAAGAAGGTCTGGAGCGGCACGAAATGATTTACGGGTTGCACAATGCCGATACGAAAATTTTGAGGAACCCAGGTCAATTCCACTGGAGAGCTGGCGGTGAAGGTCACATCAACGAACCGGCTGCCATTGCGGCTCTACAAGAAGCATCCATCAATGAGAATAAATCAGCGTACGCCAGGTTCCGCGATACTACCATGAATAGTGTAAAACAATGCACGCTTCGTGGTCAGCTTCAATTCGTGAAAGGCCGTCCGAAGATCGACATTTCCGAGGTTGAACCGGCGAGTGAAATTGTTAAACGTTTCGCAACCGGAGCGATGAGCTTTGGCAGTATTTCGTTGGAAGCTCATTCAACGTTGGCTATCTCAATGAACAGAATCGGCGGAAAAAGCAATACCGGTGAGGGTGGCGAAAACGCTGATCGTTATTTGAACCAGGATCCTCAACATAACAAGCGTTCAGCTATTAAGCAGGTAGCTTCGGGTCGATTCGGTGTAACGGCAGCTTATCTAGCCAACGCAGATGATTTGCAAATTAAAATGGCTCAAGGTGCCAAGCCTGGAGAGGGTGGTGAGCTACCTGGTTACAAAGTTTCCGAGGACATTGCCCATACTCGTCACTCGGTTGCCGGTGTGGGATTGATTTCACCACCTCCCCACCACGATATCTATTCTATTGAAGATTTGGCCGAGTTGATTTACGATTTGAAATGCGCGAACCCGAGGGCACGTATCAGCGTGAAGCTAGTTTCGGAGGTGGGAGTTGGTGTTGTAGCTTCCGGTGTTGCCAAGGGTAAAGCTGAGCATATTGTTATCTCTGGACACGATGGTGGTACCGGTGCCAGCTCCTGGACCGGTATCAAATCAGCCGGTTTGCCGTGGGAGTTGGGAGTTGCTGAAACCCACCAAGTTCTGGTATTGAACGATCTGCGCTccag AGTCGTGGTTCAAGCCGACGGACAGCTACGTACAGGGTTCGACGTGGCGGTTGCTGCCATTCTTGGTGCGGATGAGTTTGGTTTCAGTACTGCACCCTTGATTGTGATGGGTTGTACAATGATGCGTAAGTGTCATTTGAACACCTGCCCGGTTGGTATTGCTACCCAGGATCCGGTGCTGCGGGCCAAGTTTGCTGGCAAACCGGAACATGTCATCAACTACTTCTTTATGCTGGCTGAAGAG atccGCGAAATCATGGCAAATTTGGGTCTACGGAAGTTCCAGGAACTTATCGGTCGAACTGACCTGTTGCAAGTTCGAGAGGGTTTGAACAATAAGGCATCGCTTCTGGACCTTCAAATGGTTCTGAAGAGTGCGTTGGATTTGCGTCCCGGTACAAACATTATCGGAGGTTCCCTGAAACAGGACTTTGTGCTGCAAAATCGTGTGGATAACGAGTTGATTGCAAAATCCCAGGGTGTCATCGATGGAAAGGAACAGTCGGTGACctttaacattaaaatcaagaaCGAGGAGCGTGCATTTACTAGTACGTTGAGTTATGAAATCGCTCGAAAGTATGGAGATGATGGTCTACCGAATGGTCGATCGATCAACATAAATCTGGAGGGATCAGCCGGGCAGAGCTTCGGTGCGTTCCTAGCTAAGGGTATACATTTAAATCTCGTTGGTGACGCTAATGACTACGTAGGTAAGGGCTTGTCGGGTGGATCAATCATCATTCGTCCACCGGCAGAGTCGCCATTCGAATCGCACTTGAACGTGATCGTTGGAAATGTATGCCTGTACGGAGCTACTTCAGGAAGAGCTTTCTTCAGAGGTATTGCTGCCGAACGATTCTGTGTGCGTAACTCGGGAGTTACGGCCGTTGTAGAGGGTGTTGGCGATCACGGTTGTGAATACATGACCGGTGGTGTGGTTTTGATCTTGGGTCTCACAGGCCGGAACTTCGCAGCCGGTATGTCTGGCGGTATTGCTTATGTTTTAGATGTCGATGGAACATTCCGCTCGAAGGTGAACCCAGGTATGGTTGAACTGCTCGGATTGGAGCTGGATGAGGATCGTGCATTTGTTAAAAGTTTGTTGgaagaatttgttgaaaaaacggGATCTGTTGTTGCCAAAGACTTGTTGGCTATCTGGCCGGAACCATGCCAACAGTTTGTGAAAGTTTTCCCCTATGAGTATCAAAAGGTGTTGAAGGCCCAAAAGGAAGCACAAATTTTACAGAAAGAAATCAAGAGCATCACAAACGGATCGCAAAAGGTCGAACCAAGTGTCAAAGATATTGAGGAGTCTATACAAGATGCTGTTCTGGCAAAGAAAAAGTTGGATCAAGTTCTTGACAAGACCAGAGGTTTCATTAAGTACAAGCGTGAAACATCGGTTTACAGAAATGCTACTGAACGTCAAAAGGATTGGAATGAGGTCTTCAATTTCCCGCACGTTCGGAAGAATTTAAAAGTACAGGCCGCACGATGCATGGAGTGTGGAGTTCCGTTCTGTCAGTCGAACTCACATGGGTGTCCTCTGGGAAATATTATTCCAAAGTGGAACGACTTAGTGTTCCATGGTAGCTGGAAAGAGGCCATCAACCAGTTGTTGCAAACCAACAACTTCCCAGAGTTCACTGGTCGCGTCTGTCCTGCGCCATGTGAGGGAGCTTGTGTGTTGGGAATTTCCGAGCCAGCTGTAACGATCAAGAATATTGAATGCGCTATCATAGATCATGCCTTTGAACAGGGCTGGATTACTCCTCAAATACCAGCGAAGAGGACCGGAAAGCGGGTAGCAGTCATAGGTTCCGGTCCAGCAGGGTTGGCCGCTGCTCAGCAGCTCAATAAGGCGGGACACTTGGTTACAGTTTACGAGAGAAACGATCGTCCAGGTGGCTTGCTGCAATACGGCATTCCAACTATGAAGCTGTCTAAGGAAGTTGTCAAGAGGCGTACCGACTTGATGGCTGCCGAGGGCATCGAATTCAAATGCAATGTTCACATTGGAAAGGATGTGATGCCTTCGCAGCTGGAAAAGGAATACGATGCAGTTCTGTTCACTACCGGTGCGACCTGGCCTCGTGATCTAAATCTACCAAACCGTGATTTGAAGGGTATTTACTTCGCTATGGAATTCTTGGAGGCTAGCCAGAAGAAGTTGCTGGGTAGTCGCCCTGATTGGATTTCGGCTGAAGGAAAAGATGTGATCGTAATTGGAGGTGGTGATACCGGGTGCGATTGTATTGCCACTTCGCTACGCCAAGGTGCCAAAACGATAACAACGTTCGAAATCTTGCCAACACCTCCGGAGAAACGAGCCGAAGACAATCCATGGCCACAGTGGCCAAAGATCTTCCG GGTTGACTATGGTCACGAAGAGGTCCGCGTCAAATGGGGTAAGGACCCCCGTCAATACAGCACAACTACTAAGGAGTTCGTAAGCGACGGAAATGGTCACATCAAGGGTGTCAATACGATTGAGGTCGAGTGGACTCAGAGCCCTACCGGTCAGTGGAGCATGAAGGAAGTTGCCGGTACCGAAAAGTATTTCCCAGCAGATCTGATTCTGCTGGCCATGGGATTCTTGGGGCCGGA